From Cryobacterium sp. GrIS_2_6:
GGGTCGCCCTCTGTCGTGGCCGTGAGCAGCCCTGTCGCGAGGTTGGAGGTGCCGGGCCCGCTCGTGACGAGCACGACCCCGGGCTGGCCGCTCAGCCGGCCGACGGCGGCGGCCATGAAGGCCGCGTTCTGCTCGTGCCGGCAGACGATGAGTTCGGGGCCGTCGTCGACGAGGGCGTCGTAGACGGGGTCGATCTTGGCGCCGGGAACGCCGAACACCCATTTCACCCCGTGGGCCTTGAGTACCTCGACGACCCGGTCGGCCGAGCGCCGGGGCGCGGCGGGCGCGCCGAGGCCATCCGTTATCGAGGGGACCGCGGAATGAGGGTCTGTCTGGACCCGGGCATCCGCCTGGATCGGGGTGTCCGCCACGGGGCCGCTGCCCAGGACAGTTGAATTGTTCGTCACGTCATGCCTTCCGGTTCGCCGTTCGAGCGGCTCCCTGTATCTATCGTCCCGCTCGGACAGATAAGAAACAACGCCGAATGATGATGGAAACGATCTGTGAATGAGATGATGCACGAGTGGATGTGCGACAGTTCGAATTCTTCAGCGCGGTGGCGAGCGAACTGAGCTTCACGCGCGCCGCCGACCGGCTCACGATCGCGCAGTCCGCGGTGTCCGCGGGTGTGCGCGCGCTCGAGAACGAGCTCGGCGTCGAGCTCTTCGACCGGAGCCGCAGGCAGATCCGGCTCACCTCGACGGGCGAGCTGTTGCTGCCCAAGGTGCGCGAGGCGCTCGACGCAGTGAACGGGGTGCGCGACGCCGCCGAGGAGACCACCCACGCGATCACCGGGTCGATCGTGATCGGCCTGATGACCTCGGTCACCCTCGTCAACGTGCCGCGCCTGCTCGGGCTGTTCCGCACCGGCCACCCGGGGGTCGGGGTGCGGCTGCGCGCGGCCAGGCGAGGTTCGGCCGGGCTCCTAGACGAGCTCGCGACGGGCGAACTTGACCTCGCGTTCCTCGCGCTCAGCGGACCCGTGCCCACCCAGCTCGTGGCCGCGCCGATCTCCTCCTCGCCGATGGTGCTCGTGGTCCCGGCCGATCACCGCCTCGCCACGGCCGGGCACGTCGGGCTCGACCATCTCGACGACCTCGCCCCCGAGGAGTACATCGACCTGCCGCCCGGCTACGCGAGCAGGCAGATCGTGGACGAGACCTTCGCCGCGGCCGGCCTCGAACGCCGGGTGATGATCGAGGTCTCCGACATCGGCACCGCCGCCGAATACGTGACCAACGGGCTCGGCGTCGCCCTGCTTCCCGAATTCGCCGCCCGCGACGCCCGCAACGTGCGGCGCCTCCCCGTCGCGGGCATGCCCGACTTCACCGTCTACCTCGCGGCGTCGCGCACCCGCCGGCTGTCGGCGGCGGTGCGGGCCTTCATCGACCTGGCCCTCGCCGACGACGAGACCGGCGCGATCCGGTGACCCGCCCCAACCAATTCGACGGAGTTTTTGATGAAAAAGCACGTAGGAACGAGATTGAAGCGCTTTCCGGGCAAAATCTCCGTCGAATTGGTTCGGGCTCGGCCAGCGGATGCCGCGGTCAGGTGACGCGGTGATGCCCCGGCTCGTCGTGGTCCTGCCGCTCACGCCGCTGACGGTCGGCGATACCTTCCTGGTGCGCGACTGGCCCCTGCACGTGACGGTGCTGGCGCCGTTCCTGACGGATGCCGCGCCCAGCGTGATCGAGGAGGCTCTCGCGGCCGCGGCATCCGCCCTGCCCGCGCTGAGCGTGGTCGCCGGCGGCGCCGAACGCTTCGGACGGCGCCACGACATTCCCGTGACCGTGCTCGAGCCGCACCCCGAGCTGACCGCCCTGCACGACCTCGTGGTCGCCGCCGTGCTCCCGTTCGCAGCCGCCCCGGATGAGGCGGCTTTCACCGGTACCGAATTCCGGGCGCACGTCACCGACAAGCACCACGCGCGGGTGCATACCGGCGAGACCCTCGATCTCGGCCAGCTCGCGCTCGTCGATATGGCGCCCCGGGCCGACCCGGCCGGCCGCGCCGTTCTTGCGACGATCCCGCTGCGCCCGCGCCCCGGCCCGGCCGGCGCCTAGCTTCGACGGCCGGCACGCGTCGGCGGCCGCAACCCAGCGCAGGCGCGCCAGTTGCGCCGCTTCGCGCCCGGCACGCCTGGCGCGAAGCGGCGCATGTGGCGCGCGAAGAGAAAGGTGCGTCAGGCGGCGAGCTGATGCACCGCGAAGAACCTGAGGACGGCATCCGTCGCCCACGCGCTCTCGAGGAAGTAGCCGTGCCGCAGACCGGGCAGCTCACCGAATGCGGCATTCGGAATATGTTCGGCGAGGCGTTCGCCGTTCCCCGCTGGTGTGACCTCGTCGGCGTCGCCGTGCAGCACGAGCGTCGGCGCGGTGATCCCGGGGAGGTGGTCCCAGGCGTCGTGCGCGGTGCTCGCGCCGAACAGGAGGCGCCGGGTGTGGACGGAGGTCGGTCGCACGAACATGGCGGCGACGAGGTCCGGGTGGGACGTGATGAAGGCATCCGTGAAGAACAGCGGACCCATGGAGAGCGCGTCGCCGCGGGCCATGCGCTGGGCGACGTCAGCCGTGCGGGTCAGGCCACGGTCATCGCCGCCGCTCGTCGCGCCGAGCACGAGGGCACCCAGGCGATCAGGGTGGTTGATCGCGAACCACTGCGCGACCCGGCCGCCCATCGAATGCCCGTACACGTGCGCCCTGTCGATCCCTGCGGCGTCCAGCACGGCGACGATGTCCTCGGCGAGCGCCGCCGTCGTGAAGCGCGCGTCGGCGCCGGGCTCGCTGTCGCCGACCCCGCGGGTGTCGAATGTGATCACCCGGTGCCGGGTACCGAGCGTCGGCAGCAGCGGAGACCAGGATCGGCTCGAGACGCCCTGCCCCGCGACCAGGACGACGGGGTCTCCTGTCGCGTTGCCGCCGGTCGACGACCAGGCGATGCGGGCGCCGTCGGGCGCGAGGGCGTACTCCATGGATGCCTTCCGAGCGGGGCCTGAGACTCCCCCATCGTAACGAGCGCGCCAGGGAGGGCGCCGCCGGGCTCAGCCGATGAAGGTGCTCGCCGTCACCTCGAATTCCTCGACGTCGACGATCGTCAGGTGCTGTTCGGTGCTCGAGTCGGCGCGAATGGACTCCGCGGGCTCCCTGCTCCCCGCGAGGGAGTCCTCCGAGTCCCAGAGCGTGATGGCCAGGGCCGTGTCATTCTCCGTGCCTTTCAGGAAGTACAAACCGCGGCAGCCGGGGTTCGCCAGCACCCGCAGCATGGTCGCATTCTCATTCGCGTGGGGGTCGGTGTCTGGGCCGGTCCTGAAGGTGCTGATTCGGGCATACATCCTCAGCCCTCCACCATCATCACGACTGTTTCCGGGCGGACGCCGTCGAACTGCATCGCCTCCGCCGCGGCTCCGGACGCCATCACCCGCTGGAAGACGTCCATGTCGGGTACGTCGGCGATCAGTCCGACCCTGTGGTCGTCGGTCGGGTCGATGAAGGCCTGGATACTGATGCCGAGCGGCCCGAACATCTCCTCCCGCCTGGGTGAGTTGAGCCAGTGCTCGACGTCATCGACCTCGTGGAATATCAACACCGTTGTCATGATTGCCTCTCTCGGTTCCGACGCTGGGACAGGAGGGTGAGCGGTGCGTTCGCGCGAACCGGTCATCGCGCAGACCGTACCGCCGCTTACCTCCGAGCGATAGGGACGGTCGACGAAGCGCCGCGCCGCAGTACGCCGTCGCCGGGCCGCGCAGAATGAAGACCGCACTGGTCAGGTGTTCCAGCCCTTAGGATCTGCACACGGGGGTATGAGATGCGCGGAATCGCGGCAACATGCGGGTTGATATCGGTGCTGGTGGTTCTCACGAGCTGCTCGAGCGGCGGGGCCATCGGCACGCCAGCCCCAACGCCGTCTGCATCCGCGGATTCACCGGCAACACAACCAGGCGTTCCGGGGACGCTCCCGACCGGGACCATCGGAACGGGCACGCTGACGTCCGACAACGGTACTACCGGCAATGTGAGGTTCGATTTCCACGGAACCGAGCTCACGCTCCACATCGATGACCTCGTCACTCCGGCAGCGGCCGTTGTCGACGCGGTGACCGCGACCCAGCCCATACCGGCGAACCAAACCTGCTACGACGGCGGCTCCCGCATGGACTTCGGGCAGTTCACGAGCGGAAGCGGCGCCTACGGCTGGGGTAACCTCGGCATCCTCAGCGGAGATCCCAGCGGAATCGACCAGGTCATCCTGGTCACTACCCCCGCTCAACTCGGCACGACGGACACGGACTGCCTTGAGGCCGTCGTCGCGCGCGCCGACATCCGTTGGACCTTCACGCCGCTCCGCGGCTACCTCGACCCCGTCGACTCCGGTGCGACGCCCGGCGCCGGGGGCGCAGTCGACGTCATCGACGGCAAGCCTGCGGGCTATACCGCCGCAACGAATGAATACCGCGCCGACGTGGCCGCCCGATTCGGCATCACAGTCGACGACCTCACCTATTTGAACGATGCCCAACTGATGGGCACGAACAAGGAAACCGCGCCGGCGGGAAGGCGACTCAACCTGCTCCTCGCCGACCGATAGAGCGAGCACAGGAACAGCACGAACAGAGCGGGCCGGGCGATGCGGGAAGGGAGCCGCCTGTCAGAATCGAACTGACGACCTTCTCATTACGAGTGAGATGCTCTACCAACTGAGCTAAGGCGGCGTGACGCCCGAATGCGTCCTTCCGGAAACGCGCGGTGACACAGCAACAAAGCTTAGCTGGTCCGGAGGGTCAATTCGTACAGCCCCGCGAACGACGCCCTCACCCGATCGGCGAGCGGCTCCGACTCGTCGCCCTCGGCCCAGCAGCGCCAGGCGTGTCGCAGGGCTGCGACAGCGACGAGCGTGAGCAACAGGGCGCGCTGGTGCAGCGCGATCGGGTCGGCGGCGAGCACGGGATCGTCCGCCGCGAGGCGCCGGCTGATCACGTCGTCGAGGTGCCCCTCGAAGCTGCGGAGGGTGGCCATCCGCATTCCGAACAGGTAGGGGTTTTCCTTCATCACCTGTCGCCGCAGCTGGTGGATCTCCCGGTCGTCCTCGGAATTCTGCACGCTGGTCGAGAGTAGCACCGCGAGGTCGACGAGGATGTCGCCGGAGGGGCTCCTGCGTACGAAGTCCTCGATCTCCGCCTCGGAACCGAGGGTGAGATCGTCACCGGCGAGGGCGGCGTCCTTCGACGGGAAGTAGTTGAAGAACGTGCGGGGAGAGATATCGGCGATCCGGCTGATGTCCTCGACGGTGACCTTGTCGACCCCGCGCTCGGACGCGAGCGTGAGCACAGCGAGTTGGATGGCCCGGTGGGTCGCCAGACGTTTCCGTTCACGCAGGCCGGGTTCTTCCGCAACATCCACCATGGTCACATTCTTACACGGCGCGCAAATGTGCAGTCCTCGAGCCGTAACCGGATGCCGCACGGCCGCCCCCGCGCATCAGCACTTCGGGTCCGTCGCCGGCACCGTCCCCTGCAGCAGGTAGGAGTCCACCGCGTTGTTCACGCAGGCATTGGACTTGTTGTACGCGGTGTGCCCCTCGCCCGCGTACGTGACGAGCTGCGCACTGTCGAGCTGCCTGGCGAGGCTCTGCGCCCACACGTACGGTGTCGCCGGGTCGTTCGTCGTGCCGACGACGAGGATCGGCGCCGCTCCCGGCGCGTGGATCTCGGCGCGGGTTCCGGTGAACTTGTCCGGCCAGTTCGCGCACCCGGTGTCGCCGTAAGCCATGTACTTGCCGATGACCGGCGCTGCGGCCTCGATGGCCGCGGCGTCGGCGCGCATCACGGCCGGGTCGTCGTTGTAGCTGTAGTCGAGGCAGTTGATCGCCAGGAAGGCCTCGGTCGAATTGTCGAGGTATGTCCCGTCGGAGTTGCGGCCGTTGTAGGCGTCCGCGAACTGGAAGGCGATCTTGGTGTTGCCCTGCATCACGCTCGACAGCATCTCGCTCAGGTTCGGCCATGCCGACGCCTGGTACAGCGGGTAGATGATGGCGGTGAGCAGCGTGTTGGCGCCGAGCATCCGGCCGTCGCTCGCGGCGATCGGGCTCCGGTCCACCGAGTCGAGCAGCGCGGAGATGGTGGTCATCGCCTGGTCGACGGTGCCGTTGAACGGGCACTTCGATCCAGCGAGGCAATCGGCGAGGTAAGAGCGCAGCGCGCTCTCGAAGCCGACGGCCTGCACCCGGGTCACCTCGGCGTTGCTCGTGGACGGGTCGAGGGCTCCATCGAGGACGAGGCGGCCGACCTTGTCCGGGAACAGGTTGGCGTAGGTCGCGCCGAGGAAGGTGCCGTAGGAGTAGCCGAGGTAGTTGAGCTGCGTGTCGCCGAGCACGGCACGCAGCATGTCGAGGTCGTGGGCGGCGCTCACGGTGTCGACGTGGGCGAGCAGGGCGCCGGTGTTCGTGGCGCAGGCGGCTCCGAAGTCGGTCGAGGACTTTTCGACCTCCTGGATCCAGGCGTCCGTACCGCGGGCTGCCGTTGGGATGGCGTACAGGTACTGGTCCATCTCGGCAGCCCCGTAGCACTTCACCGCTGATGAGCGGCCGACGCCGCGCGGGTCGAACCCGACGATGTCGAATCCGGCCTGCAGCTTCGCATCCGTGGCGTAGTCGAGGGACCCCTTCACGAAGTCGTACCCGGAGCCGCCGGGACCACCGGGGTTGACCAGGAGCGATCCGACCCGGTTGCCGGTCGCGACGTGCCGCACGAGGGCGAGGTCGACGGTGTCGGTTCCGGCAGCGCTCCAGTCGAGCGGGGCCTTCGCGGTGGTGCACTGCAGGCTGTTGCCGCAGTCGGTCCAGGTGAGCACCTGGTTGTAGAACGGATCGAGTGCGCTGCTGACGCTCTCCCCGGTGGGGGACGACGTCGAGGCGGAGGGTTGCGGCAGGAACGCGGGCACGCATCCGCTGAGCCCCATCGTGACGACGACGGCGGCGGCCAGACTCGCAAAGCGGCGGGCGGCCGGGCGGCGCGTCCGTGTGCCATTCGATGCCGGGCCGTTTGACGCCGGGCCGTTCGACGCCGGGCGCTGGCGGATGCGTGTGGTCAACGGTTCCTCTTTACTGGTCTGGTCATGCAGGCGGTTCAGGCTCTCACGAGCGCCGCGCGTGGGCGGTGGCATCTTGGCGGTCATCGTCGTGGTCATCGCTTTAACGTCGGATGGCGGAAACCAGCATTGCCTCGAGGGCCAGGGCCGGTGCCACATTGGATTCAATTCTCTGCCGCGCGATCGCGATGGCGTCCAGTGTCGCGAGCGTCGTGACGGTCGCGCACGCCGCCGCTGCGGCGCGCACTCCGACGAGGAGCTCGCGGTTGATCACTTCATTCTCGCGGCCGAACTGTACCATGATCACATCCCGGTACAGCGAGGTCAGATCCACCAGGATCCGGTCGATCCCGTCGCGCAGGCTCCGGGTGGCCCGCCGTTTCTGGTCGTCTTCCAGCGCCTTGATCTGGCCGCGGAGCGCGGGCGGCACCGACTTGCCCGGCTCGACGCCGAGGGAGCGAAGCACGCCCTCGCGTTCGGCGGCGTCCCTCTCGAGGGTGATCGCCTTCGCGTCGTCTCCCGCGATCGCGAGAAGTCGCGCCGCGGCGTTCACCGCGTACGACACCCCACGGATGCCGAGCGCGGCCTTCAGGGTTTCCTCACGCCGTTCGCGGGCCTCGGGGTTCGTGGCCAGCCGCCGCGCCATTCCGATGTGGCTCTGAGCCTCGCGGGCGCAGCGCTCGGCGATGACGGGGTCGACGCCCTCGCGCGCGACGAGGAGTGCGGCGACGTCGGCGACGCTCGGCACGCGCAACCGGACCGTGCGCACCCGGGACCGGATGGTCGGCAGCAGGTCGGCCTCGCTCGGGGCGCACAGGATCCACACGGTGCGTTCCGGCGGTTCTTCGAGGGCCTTGAGCAGCACGTTGGAGGTGCGCTCGACCATGCGGTCGGCGTCTTCGACGACGATGACCCGGTAGCGGCCGACCGAGGGCGAATACTGGGAGCGTTTGACGGCCTCTTTGACGGATTCCATCTTGATGATGACGCCCTCGGTGGCGAGCACGACGAGGTCGGGGTGGGTGCGGGCCTCCACGAGCCGTTCGGCGGTCGCGTCTTCGGCGGGCGTTCCCGGGCTGAGGAGGGCGGCGGCGAAGGCGAAAGCCAGGTTGGACCGGCCCGAACCGGGCGGGCCCGTGATGAGCCAGGCGTGCGTCATGGACGCGGAGGTGCTTGATGCCGAGATGCCGGTGCTGCCGGCGGTGCCGGCGGGGGCGTCAGCCGCGCTCTGCTGCGGCGCGGCGGCGGCGCGGAAGACCGCGATCGCATCCGCCTGGCCGGTCAGGTTGTCCCACACGCTCATTCCCTCAGGGTACCGGTCGCCGCTGACATCCCGCCCCGAGCGCTTCCCTGGCCGGTCAGAGCAGGGGGGCGACGCGGGAGCGGATGGCCGCCGCGAT
This genomic window contains:
- a CDS encoding LysR family transcriptional regulator, which produces MDVRQFEFFSAVASELSFTRAADRLTIAQSAVSAGVRALENELGVELFDRSRRQIRLTSTGELLLPKVREALDAVNGVRDAAEETTHAITGSIVIGLMTSVTLVNVPRLLGLFRTGHPGVGVRLRAARRGSAGLLDELATGELDLAFLALSGPVPTQLVAAPISSSPMVLVVPADHRLATAGHVGLDHLDDLAPEEYIDLPPGYASRQIVDETFAAAGLERRVMIEVSDIGTAAEYVTNGLGVALLPEFAARDARNVRRLPVAGMPDFTVYLAASRTRRLSAAVRAFIDLALADDETGAIR
- a CDS encoding 2'-5' RNA ligase family protein gives rise to the protein MPRLVVVLPLTPLTVGDTFLVRDWPLHVTVLAPFLTDAAPSVIEEALAAAASALPALSVVAGGAERFGRRHDIPVTVLEPHPELTALHDLVVAAVLPFAAAPDEAAFTGTEFRAHVTDKHHARVHTGETLDLGQLALVDMAPRADPAGRAVLATIPLRPRPGPAGA
- a CDS encoding alpha/beta fold hydrolase — translated: MEYALAPDGARIAWSSTGGNATGDPVVLVAGQGVSSRSWSPLLPTLGTRHRVITFDTRGVGDSEPGADARFTTAALAEDIVAVLDAAGIDRAHVYGHSMGGRVAQWFAINHPDRLGALVLGATSGGDDRGLTRTADVAQRMARGDALSMGPLFFTDAFITSHPDLVAAMFVRPTSVHTRRLLFGASTAHDAWDHLPGITAPTLVLHGDADEVTPAGNGERLAEHIPNAAFGELPGLRHGYFLESAWATDAVLRFFAVHQLAA
- a CDS encoding TetR family transcriptional regulator: MVDVAEEPGLRERKRLATHRAIQLAVLTLASERGVDKVTVEDISRIADISPRTFFNYFPSKDAALAGDDLTLGSEAEIEDFVRRSPSGDILVDLAVLLSTSVQNSEDDREIHQLRRQVMKENPYLFGMRMATLRSFEGHLDDVISRRLAADDPVLAADPIALHQRALLLTLVAVAALRHAWRCWAEGDESEPLADRVRASFAGLYELTLRTS
- a CDS encoding alpha/beta hydrolase, translated to MTTRIRQRPASNGPASNGPASNGTRTRRPAARRFASLAAAVVVTMGLSGCVPAFLPQPSASTSSPTGESVSSALDPFYNQVLTWTDCGNSLQCTTAKAPLDWSAAGTDTVDLALVRHVATGNRVGSLLVNPGGPGGSGYDFVKGSLDYATDAKLQAGFDIVGFDPRGVGRSSAVKCYGAAEMDQYLYAIPTAARGTDAWIQEVEKSSTDFGAACATNTGALLAHVDTVSAAHDLDMLRAVLGDTQLNYLGYSYGTFLGATYANLFPDKVGRLVLDGALDPSTSNAEVTRVQAVGFESALRSYLADCLAGSKCPFNGTVDQAMTTISALLDSVDRSPIAASDGRMLGANTLLTAIIYPLYQASAWPNLSEMLSSVMQGNTKIAFQFADAYNGRNSDGTYLDNSTEAFLAINCLDYSYNDDPAVMRADAAAIEAAAPVIGKYMAYGDTGCANWPDKFTGTRAEIHAPGAAPILVVGTTNDPATPYVWAQSLARQLDSAQLVTYAGEGHTAYNKSNACVNNAVDSYLLQGTVPATDPKC
- a CDS encoding DNA polymerase III subunit delta', with the protein product MSVWDNLTGQADAIAVFRAAAAPQQSAADAPAGTAGSTGISASSTSASMTHAWLITGPPGSGRSNLAFAFAAALLSPGTPAEDATAERLVEARTHPDLVVLATEGVIIKMESVKEAVKRSQYSPSVGRYRVIVVEDADRMVERTSNVLLKALEEPPERTVWILCAPSEADLLPTIRSRVRTVRLRVPSVADVAALLVAREGVDPVIAERCAREAQSHIGMARRLATNPEARERREETLKAALGIRGVSYAVNAAARLLAIAGDDAKAITLERDAAEREGVLRSLGVEPGKSVPPALRGQIKALEDDQKRRATRSLRDGIDRILVDLTSLYRDVIMVQFGRENEVINRELLVGVRAAAAACATVTTLATLDAIAIARQRIESNVAPALALEAMLVSAIRR